The Deltaproteobacteria bacterium genome includes the window TGCATCCAGTCGTTGTAGGCTTTGGCGATGGCGGCGGCGAGTTCGGGATCGAGGCCGTCGACGGCGAGGACGAACAGGCCGCGGCTCGGATAGAGAATCGCCACGTCCAGACCTTCCTTGTCCATGGCGCCAACCTGGGCAATGTTGTCGAAGTCGCGCGCTTCCTCTTCGGGATAACGTTCGTTGAGGATCTTCTCACGAATTGGCCGCAGCGCTGGGATCGGTTTCGGCGTTGGCCGCGGCATGATCTTGCCGTCGACTTGCACGCCGAGATCGCGCTTGTGGCGGTTGAGTCCGATGGGCGCGCGATCGAGAAATTTCTTGTCGATATATTTTTGCCACAGATCGCAAGGCTCCATGACGTGCATATCCGAGTCCATCGCTTTGAAACCGTTTTTCATGAAGTACTCCCAGAGAAAAATTCGCGCTAGACCATCGAATAACAAAGGATCACGCGGCTGTCAATTTGAGCGGAGAAGAGCTTGATCTCGCCAGAGCGCTGGCGCTGAAATATTTTCTTGTCTGCGATCGCCTTAGCAGGATCCTGAAAAAACTTTCGGAGTCCTTCGCCGGGCTCATGACGAACGGAACAGAGGTAAAAATCATTGAGGAAAATCCGTTCATGCTGAGCCCTTCGTCACGGCTCAGGACAGGCTTGTCGAAGCATGTTCCGATTTTTTCAGCACCCTGTTAGCGTACTAATCGGCGCGCGCGCAGGGAGTTGCATCGACTGAACTACGCCACGGCTTTGGATTGGCCCTTCTCGACGCGCTCACGAAGCCGCGGATAGAAACGCAGCGGGTTGTCCCAGAAGATTTTGCGCTTCAGTTCATCGCTGACATCTTTGCGATTGATCAGATTGGGAATGTCGTGGCTGAAGTCGCGTTGGTCGCGTTCGTGCGGGTAGTCCGACGCCCAGATGAGCGCGTTGTCATTCGCCACTTGCGCGGCCAGCGGCAGGGCCGACTCTTCGACTTCGACGGCGAAATAGATGTTGCCCTTCTTGACGTACTCGCTCGGTTTCAACTTGCAGCGCGGCGAGTAATGGCCTTTGCGTTCTTGTTCTTCGTCCATGCGGTCCATCATGTAGGGCACCCAGCCGACGCCGCACTCGATGCAGCCGAATTTGAAATTGGGGAACAATTCGAAAATGCCTTCGAACATCAACGCGGTGAACTGGCGAATCTGCGCGAAGGGATGTTCTAAGGTGTGGCCGATGGTGAAATTGTTGACCGCATCCAAGCCGAGGGACGGCATGCTGAGACCGCCGTGCGTCGACACCGGCACGTCGAGTCTCTGCGCTTCTTCCCAAAGCGGATAAAATTCCGGACCGCTGTAAAGTCTTCCGCCTGGCGCCACCGCAGGCAAGACCGCGCCGACCATTCCTAATTCGGTCACCGTGCGGCGCAGTTCTTTGACAGCTTCGCCGATGTCTTGAATCGGCAACAACGCGACGCCGACCAAACGCGGGCTCACCGCCATGAACTTGTTGTAGAGCCAATCGTTGTACGCCTTGGCCATGCAGATCGCCCAGTCGTGATCTTGAATCGCGCCGTGGGTGAGGCCCTGGGTCGGATAAAGTACCGTCAGTTCGATTTTGTTGATGTCGAGGAAGCGCAGCCAATCTTGCGCGTTCGGTCCCGTGCCGCCACCGGCCCAGCCACCTTTCTTGCGCAGCGAGCGCAGAAAGCCGTCCATGGTGAGACCGGGCCAGAACGAGTAGCTGTGATGCCATTCGAGATCGTTGTACGGCGGGCCGATGAACTCGCGCAGCTCCGAGTCGAGTTCCATCACGTGGCCGTCGGCATCGATGATTCTGTAGTCGGACATGTTCGTCTCCTATGAGTTTCGGGTTTCGTGTTTGGTCGAGCAAAGCGACTATCAAGATGTTCCGAACTTCCCCCTTTGAAAAAGGGGGACTGAGGGGGATTTAAAACTCGACGCAAAAAAAAATCCCCCTTCCCCCCTTTTTTAAAGGGGGGATCAATAAGCTAAGTGTTTCTAGTATTCTCCGTAAACAATTCTTCCACGCTCAAATTTCGCCCGAGCATGCCTTGCTGGCTCGCGAACTTAATCAGGTTCTCCACGTCGTTGTGGTTCTCTTTTAGCCCTTGGTAAAACGGGTCCTTGCCGAAAAATTTTCTTTCCTCTTCCAAATAGGAGCGGCCCCAAGCGAAGCTCAGCCGGTGCGGTTGTTCCATGAATTCGTTATACGCTTTGCGCGATGCTAAGAGCGCTTCGTAAAGACTGGTCGCCACCCAGGGATCGCGGTCGAGGATTTCTTTTTTGATCACCACCGGGTGCATGATCGGGAAAACTTTGGTGCGTTTATAATACTCGCGCTCTTCTTTTTCGAATTCGGGAAACAAGCGCTCGACCGTGCCGTCGCCGCGAATCCAACGTTGCGGTAGATCAGGTTCGACTTCGGCGTCGACTTTGCCTTCGACCAGCAGGTCTTCGAGCTTGCGGTTGTCTTCGACGAATTCGACTTTGATGTGCGGCGGTAGTTTGAAGCCGACGTGTTCCTTATTCACAATCACCCAGGTGACATCGCCGACGCCGAGATCGTAGCTGTTCATCAGCATGCCTTTACTGACTAGCGCGAGGGTGTTTTCATAACTGCGCAGGCCGATACGGCCGCCTTTAAGGTCAGAAGGCTTCTTGATGCCGGAGCCGGCTTTGATGAAGCAAAATTTATGACCCCACATTCTGCGGGGAAAAAATGGGATGGCTTGTAGCCGGTCGATGTCCTGGCCGCGCGCGACCAGATAGGACGACATGGAAAACTCGCAGGCGTCGTACTCGCCGTAGTGAAACATCCGTTCGTGGCGGATGCCGCTTTCCACCGTGATGACGTTCAAGTCGAGGCCCTGGGCTTCGATCAGGCCGTCGCGCAGTGGTTGCAGGTAGTCATATTTATCGAAGGCGATGGTGAGTTTGAGTTTGGCCATAAAATTGTCTCCAATTATTTCTTGCCGTAGAGCCGATCGATGAAGCCGTTGCTTTCCAACTCCTTGACCAAATCCATATCGGCAAATCGCAGCGGATTCAATTCCGCCGTGCCCGGCTTGGTGCGGTCGAGATCTTGGAGCGTGAACTGAATGCCTTTGATCGACGGGTAGGGTTTGGGCAGATAGTCGGCGGCGATGAATTTATAAGCTTGATTGAGAATGTCGGGATCGGAGATGCGCGTGTTCTTCGCCATGATCTTTTTGGTTTCTTCCGGGTGGGTCTTGGTGAAATGGATCGCTTCCACCAGGCCGCGCATGAAGCCGCGCGCGGTGTCGCGCTGTTCGGTCAGATATTTTTTGCTGGCGACAGCCGAGACCGTCAACGATTCGAAGCCGTAGTCGAAAACGTCTAGCAAAGTGCGAAAGCCGAACTTCTCCGCCGCCCAACGATCCTCGACGGTGAGCATGGTGCCGGAGATTTGGCCGTTCTTCATCGCTGCCAGCCGGTCGGGTGAGTTGCCGATCTGCAGAATGGCGACGTCTTTCTCCGGATCGAGGCCGGCTTTGCGGAGGGCGAAGCGCAGGATGAAATCCGACGAGCTGCCGAAGCGCGACACCGCCACCCGTTTCCCCTTGAGCTGGGCGCCGGTTTGAATGTCTTTGGCCACGCCAAAATAGCGCGGCCCGGCGGCGGAGTGAAACGTCGAGAACAACACCAAGTCGGTGCCGGCGAGATTGCTGACGATCGCTTGCGACCCGCTGGTGATCGAGATCGGAATGTTGCCGTTGAGCATGCCCTGAATCAAAATGCCGCCGCCTTGGACGTAAAGCACCTGGGCGTCGAGGCCATGCTTCTTGAAAAAGCCGATATCGCGCGCCACCCACACGACGGTGTTGTTGGCGCCAATGGTCGAGTAGGCGAGGTTGATGTCTTTGCTCCACGCCGGCGCCGGTTGACTCAGTAAGCTTGCCGCGAGTGCTAGGCAAATGAGCAAGCGAGTTCTAATCATCTCGGCGATCATAAAAGTCAGTTGCGTCGCTGTCAATCTATCTGGTGATTTCATTGACACACATGGGAGCGGGTGTTAAGTCACAGTCAAGTTTAACTAAAGGAGAATATTATGCGCTTCGATGGTAAATCGGTGATTATCACCGGCGGCGGCGGCAAGATCGGTAAGGCTTATGCGTTGGGATTCGCCAAAGAAGGCGCCAAGGTTGCGCTGCCGGATATCGCCAGCGCCGATCATGTGGTCAAAGCGATTCGCGACATGGGCGGGACGGCGATCAGCATGGCCTGCGATGTGTCCGACGAAAAAAGCGTCAAGGCGATGGTCGATGAGGTGGCCAAACAATTCGGCAGCGTCGATGTTCTGGTCAACAATGCCGCCTACTTCATGACCGTAAAGAAAAGCATGTTCTGGGAAATGGAGGTCGACGAGTTCGACAAGGCGATGGCGGTCAACGTGCGCGGCTCGTGGCTGTGCGCCAAGGCGGCGTTTCCGTACATGAAGCAGCAGGGCAAGGGGAAGATCATCAATATCTCGTCGGGCACCGCGCTCAACGGAAGCCCGAATTACATTCACTACGTGACGTCGAAGGGCGCGCTGATCGCCATGACTCGCGCGATGGCCAAAGAAGTCGGCGATTACAACATCTGCGTCAACACCGTCAGTCCCGGTTTCGTGGTCACCGAAGGGCGCGCGGTGGACCCCGCTTTCAATGCCAGCCGTGTCGCCGGCCGCGCTATCAAACGCGTCCAGGTCGAGAACGATCTGGTCGGCACCGTGTTATTCTTGTCATCCTCCGAGAGCGACTTCATGACCGGCCAGCTGCTCAACGTCGACGGCGGCGCACATTTTGTCGGATAATCAAATGCCGTAAAGGGTAAACGGTTAGGGGTTAGGCGATCCGAATCGGAAACGCTTTACCCCTTACCCTTCACGCCTTACTTCTTTCACTGGAGTTTCCATGCGTTTCAAAGACAAGTCCGTGATCATCACCGGCGGAGGCGGCAAGATCGCCAAAGCTTACGCCATGGCGTTTGCCGAAGAAGGGGCGAAGTTATCTTTGCCCGACATCGCCAGCGCGGATCAGATCGTCAAAACCATCCGCGACATGGGCGGCACGGCGATCAGCATGGCTTGCGACGTAGCCAACGAGCAGAGCGTGCAAGCGATGGTTAGCGAGACGGTGAAGCAGTTCGGCACCGTCGATATTCTCATCAACAATGCGGCCTATTTCATGAGCGTTTGGAAAGGACCGTTCTGGGAAATGAAAGTGGAAGAGTTCGACAAGGCGATGGCGGTCAACGTGCGCGGCTCGTGGCTGTGCGCCAAAGCCGCGGTGCCGCACATGCAGAAACAAAAAAGCGGAAAGATTATCAACATCTCTTCCAACGTCGCGCTCACCGGCAATCCCAACTACATCCATTATGTGACTTCCAAGGGCGCGCTGATCGCCATGACCCGCGCGATGGCGCGGGAAGTGGGCGACTGGAATATCTGCGTCAACACCGTTAGCCCCGGCTTCGTTGTCACCGAAGGCCGCCAGGTCGATCCGGAGTACGAAAAAATCCGCGCCCAACAGCGCAGCTTGAAAAAGACCCAGGTGGAAAGCGATCTCGTGGGAACAGTGTTGTTCCTGTCTTCAAGCGAAAGCGATTTTATGACCGGCCAGTTGTTGAACGTCGACGGCGGGTTTCATTTCGTCGGATGAGAGAAGGGTTTGGCCGCACCCTTCGACAAAGCTCAGGGCGATCGGGAACGCAACGGGCGAAAAATGGAATCGGATTCGTAGGGGCGGGTTTTAAACCCGCCCTGCGTTTTTGGATTCGGATGATTAACCACAAAAAGCGCAAAGGGCGCAAAAATCAAACCCAGTGATCTGAAGTGGCAAGGCCTGCCTTGGCTGTCTGATTTAATAGCCGCGCTGCCAGTCGATGACGTTTTCCAGCGGCTGGCCTTCGAGATAATGCGCCAAGTTTTCGCAGAATAACTTCACGCCCTGGTGCTCGGAGACGTCTGTCACCGCGGAGACATGCGGTGTGATGACGACTCGTTCATCGTCCCACAGGCGGATGTCAGGCGGACGTTCGAATTCACCGTCGTAGACATCAGTGGCGAAGCCGCGCAATTTGCCCTCGGCCAGAGCAACGATCACAGCTTCTTCGTCGACGATCTCACCGCGTGCGATGTTGACCAAGACCGTTCCCGGTTTCATCGCGGCAAACGCTTCGCGACCGATCAGATGTGTCGTCTCTTTCGTCCACGGACAACAAACGGCGACAAACTCGCTCTCGCGCAGCAACTCATGCAATGATCGGGCGGGTTCCAATCGCGTAAAACCTGGCGGCAGCGCAGCTTGTGAGGAAACTTCCCGCCGCGTGCCGACCACGCGCATTCCCGCCGCCGCACAGAGTTGCGCCACTTCCTGGCCGATGCCGCCGGCACCGACGACGCAAACAGTCTTGCCGCGAATAATTATCGGATCGTAACTGTGATGATCGAGTTGGTGCCGCCGCTGGTCGCGGTAGCTCAAGTGAAGCCCGCGAGAGAAGTGGAGGAAGCTCGCCAACACATACTCGGCCATCGGGCGACGGTTGGTCAGGCCGCGCGAGGTGGTCACAACAACGTCTGAA containing:
- a CDS encoding amidohydrolase, whose translation is MSDYRIIDADGHVMELDSELREFIGPPYNDLEWHHSYSFWPGLTMDGFLRSLRKKGGWAGGGTGPNAQDWLRFLDINKIELTVLYPTQGLTHGAIQDHDWAICMAKAYNDWLYNKFMAVSPRLVGVALLPIQDIGEAVKELRRTVTELGMVGAVLPAVAPGGRLYSGPEFYPLWEEAQRLDVPVSTHGGLSMPSLGLDAVNNFTIGHTLEHPFAQIRQFTALMFEGIFELFPNFKFGCIECGVGWVPYMMDRMDEEQERKGHYSPRCKLKPSEYVKKGNIYFAVEVEESALPLAAQVANDNALIWASDYPHERDQRDFSHDIPNLINRKDVSDELKRKIFWDNPLRFYPRLRERVEKGQSKAVA
- a CDS encoding ABC transporter substrate-binding protein, whose product is MKSPDRLTATQLTFMIAEMIRTRLLICLALAASLLSQPAPAWSKDINLAYSTIGANNTVVWVARDIGFFKKHGLDAQVLYVQGGGILIQGMLNGNIPISITSGSQAIVSNLAGTDLVLFSTFHSAAGPRYFGVAKDIQTGAQLKGKRVAVSRFGSSSDFILRFALRKAGLDPEKDVAILQIGNSPDRLAAMKNGQISGTMLTVEDRWAAEKFGFRTLLDVFDYGFESLTVSAVASKKYLTEQRDTARGFMRGLVEAIHFTKTHPEETKKIMAKNTRISDPDILNQAYKFIAADYLPKPYPSIKGIQFTLQDLDRTKPGTAELNPLRFADMDLVKELESNGFIDRLYGKK
- a CDS encoding SDR family oxidoreductase; its protein translation is MRFDGKSVIITGGGGKIGKAYALGFAKEGAKVALPDIASADHVVKAIRDMGGTAISMACDVSDEKSVKAMVDEVAKQFGSVDVLVNNAAYFMTVKKSMFWEMEVDEFDKAMAVNVRGSWLCAKAAFPYMKQQGKGKIINISSGTALNGSPNYIHYVTSKGALIAMTRAMAKEVGDYNICVNTVSPGFVVTEGRAVDPAFNASRVAGRAIKRVQVENDLVGTVLFLSSSESDFMTGQLLNVDGGAHFVG
- a CDS encoding 3-oxoacyl-ACP reductase FabG, translating into MRFKDKSVIITGGGGKIAKAYAMAFAEEGAKLSLPDIASADQIVKTIRDMGGTAISMACDVANEQSVQAMVSETVKQFGTVDILINNAAYFMSVWKGPFWEMKVEEFDKAMAVNVRGSWLCAKAAVPHMQKQKSGKIINISSNVALTGNPNYIHYVTSKGALIAMTRAMAREVGDWNICVNTVSPGFVVTEGRQVDPEYEKIRAQQRSLKKTQVESDLVGTVLFLSSSESDFMTGQLLNVDGGFHFVG
- a CDS encoding D-2-hydroxyacid dehydrogenase; the encoded protein is MPAMESVEVLVIQQVPDPVLDRIAKINHRVKVVDARGWFDVELRATWPQWTVDRYLGSRKYPATTIAQRNQALASAEIMLVGWPPVKDIRARAPRLKWLHELPAGASNFLDTDLWSSDVVVTTSRGLTNRRPMAEYVLASFLHFSRGLHLSYRDQRRHQLDHHSYDPIIIRGKTVCVVGAGGIGQEVAQLCAAAGMRVVGTRREVSSQAALPPGFTRLEPARSLHELLRESEFVAVCCPWTKETTHLIGREAFAAMKPGTVLVNIARGEIVDEEAVIVALAEGKLRGFATDVYDGEFERPPDIRLWDDERVVITPHVSAVTDVSEHQGVKLFCENLAHYLEGQPLENVIDWQRGY